The DNA window AAGGGGCTTTAATGTAGGTTTTTAAATCATAAGAAGTTAAGGTGAACATTTGATTAATCACAAAGggatgttttgtatttaatcctattttttgtatttatttgttCCACTAATTTCTCTTATACTTCTTCTCTTTTATATGGTTAATCTCAAATTTGGTATAACATGTGTAATTATTATTTTACACTATTAAATAATTACTTGATAATAGGTTCTAtaatttttcacttttagtGATAATTAAACAACTTAATTAAATATTCCTTTAAAATATAATGAGCATTATTATAAGTAAAATTAGGTTgatccatttttattttttattcaatagGTGGTCAATTGAGTTTGAAATGAAGACGcttttttataaaattatttgaatgaatcataattttagaaatgTTAAAATAAATACTATAAAACTTTAGTATTGAAACATTAGATTTTAATAGGTAGGAAGACAAGAAGAAACACAAAGatgttttttcaaaagttccaaaTGCTCTTCACAATGTTACTTACCTTCACTACATTTTATACTTAACAACCCCTAACTATAACAGTTTGGGTCCTCTGTCTACAAGTCATGCAAGAGTTGCtgtaatagtaatagtaatGATATTAAAGTTTTATGTTAAAACTAGAATTCTCATTTTCTTCgagaaattttattttatatattattgTCATCCAATTTTAACTTATTCAATAAAGAGACGCTGTTTTGCTTAAACAATGATTTTTATATAAACTATGTTTATAAAATTTTGGAGGAACTTAGGAATGGATTTGTCTTGTATTTAATTCAATTTACATTTACATAatcttaaaacccctaattatgaTTAATTAAAAGTATGGgaccatattgatcaaaactTCGAACATTAGGTGCTAAAAGTGCAAATTCAAAACTTTGGACTAACAACAATTTGATTTTGACCATTTGCTATTATAATTTTCCGTAAGTTGTCCTAAATTCATTTAAAATTAGAAGTTTTGGGGACTAGTAATTGATGTACTTGAGATGCATTTCCTCTGGCTCCTGATTTATCCTACGTGTCACAAGCATATgtattttataaattattacAAGCTCAAGTGAGCAACTTGTATAAATTAAGACCTTTTTTTCAGTACTCAAAACctcttttttcttaaaattgaAATAAAGCATTTGCTTGTAAATTCAATGAATGAATTACATCTCAATGTTGGAAGAAAATAAGTTTCTTTAGATTTTGCATCTTGAATCACACCTAGAGGGTTTCTTGAATCACCCTTTTGCTAATCGGGGCtaaaattttggaaattaaaAATGCCAAAGTAGTAATGAGACGATATTATTAGAAATGTCCAAAAAATAGCATGCTCgtaaagaagggaaaaaaagacTTAAACCGCAATCTAATTGATTTGATGGTTTTATGCACCtttttatgatttattagaattgAATACATAGATAAAATTTCgaatcaaattattttttcctCGAGCCATGTGAAGCAAAAGACAGAATGTGTTATACCATCgaataaacaaataaagaatgatTTTCCCATAATGGCCAAGAACAGTTGCTCCCAAGCGTTCTTGAGACATTGAGCaatcatgcaaaaaaaaaaaagggcaaattatccaattgATCCTTGAACTCTTTGTCTAGATAAAAATAATcccctcatctattttttgctgaCTTTAAGCCCTCAAACTTGTAAAATTGGGCACCCGTGACTCTTTTAGCCAGTTTCTTCAGTTTTGCAACCGGTAGCCCAATTCACACGAATGCTAGTATGCTTCTtcaaagggtatttttgtccgcATCTTCTATTCAAAGGACGAGGAGCTGAATAAGCCGCTGTCGTAGACATGGTCCTTGCAGACGCAGCAGAAGAGCTTGACACAGTCAACATCCACCGCGATGGCATGGAAGGAGGAAAGAGAGGAGCAGCCGATATCGTCATCCGCCTGCGTGGCATGGGAAGTTGTGTGGAGCTGGCAGGAGACGGCGGCGCAGGAGATGCATGCGAACAATCTCGGGGACGAGGCCTTACAGGTGCCGCATTGCACAACCTCTTGACCGGGCTTCCAGCGAACCGAGACCCAGCCAAGGGGGCGGACCTCAAGGCAGTCTTGAAGGTTCCGAAAAGGGTCGGGTCCAAGTTTAGATCGGAGCTCCAATAAATGCGGACAAAGATGATTGAAGTCACTAGCAAAATTAATACTAGCAGAAATTGACTTGCCGTAAGAAGAATTAGCAGTTTTATTAGACGTGGTATGAACAGGGCTTGAATGGGGGAAAGAAGCGTTTTGCTGGAAAAGGGATTTCTGAAGAGGGAAGTGGCTTCGATGATTTTTATGAGAGGATTTGGGTGATGATGACATTTGGTGAAGAAGAAtaagaagaaaaggggaaagaGTTGAGGAGGAGGACCAGAGGAGGGAGCAATAGTAATAAAAAAATGGGAATGTGAAGGAGATGGGTATAATTCATGGGAAAAAAGAATGGTGATGCAATGGGTTTTTGCTTAGAAAAAATGCCTATTTGTTACTTCAAGggtttttgcttaaaaaatgcagacaaaaatgccctttgaagAAGCACACTGGCATTCGTGTGAATTGGGCTTCCGGTTGCAAAATCggagaaactggctaaaagggtcacgggtgcccaattttacaagttcgagggcttaaagtcagcaaaaaatagatgaggggCTTATTTTTACATAGACAAAGAGTTCAAGGGCCAATTGGAcaatttgcccaaaaaaaaagggaatggcAATATGTATATGAGGAAAAAACCTGGGGAGCCCTTAAACTATTGCCGTTGTCATCTTTTGGCCCCCCATCTAAAATTTGTTTCCGATTGATccttaaacaattaaaaatgcaTACTTTGAGGACTTCTGATGACTTTAACCACAAATCTAACCGGAagtaaagggcatttttgtccgttCATGTTTGCACCCTCGGGACCAGCAACTAAGTAGCgtaaaaagaaagatgcaacTCTTCAATTCTGTAGCAAGGCAAAATCGAAGCAACGGAAATCCTTTCCAGAAATCGAGTTTTGCCCATTTGTTGAAATcccatcttcttcttctgcaaaagaaagaaaaattagggttttcttgcaCGTATAACATTGGAAACGACGAGGTGGAAGATGCCAAGATCAAATCCAATACCTCCAATGTGTGGCTGCGGATTGAGTACCATTCTGAAAACGTCATGGACTCCACGGAATCCAGGTCGAAGATATGCGGAATGTCCAGTTGCTCAGGTAATGGATAGCAGTAATTTAGTGAAGTTGTTAGTAATTGCTGAGGTAAGTTGTTAGTAATTGCTATTTTGttatgaatttgaatttgagttAGGGATGCAAGTATTGGAAATGGATAGATGAAGAAATGTGTCCGCGTTCAGTGGAGATTATACCTGGGTTGCTTCGGCGAATCAATCAAATGGAGAAACAGCTCACAAATGCCGAAGAGTCTGCACAAAAGTGGGAGTGCAAAGCAGCAAAATTGCAGACAAAGGTTCGAAGGTTGGAAATTATGATGCAACAACATGCATCAAGGGAGAGGAAGTTTGCTGCAGCTCTTGCAATCACCTATGGCTTTGTGTTAGCAGTATTTGCAGTCTGGGTGTTTGGAAATTTAGGAAATAATGATCTATTGCAATTACCCCAGAAAGATGTATTATAAGCAAAGGAATGAAGAAAGTGGAACTGGAATGTAATATGTACAAATGTAGTTCATGGGTGAATGGAAAAGCATGTTTTGCTTTAATTGGACACAGAACGTATTGGACAAGCATGTTTTGCTTTAATGATTGCATCATATTGGTTTATTCTGTTTTTGTGAGCAATGTACAATTGAAACAATGGTATATTTGACGTGTTCATTTTAACATGTTTAACAATGGAAAAGCTAGAATAGTGTAAAATTGGATTATGATAGAACATAGGGAAATCAAAAACCTTTTTGATTAAATACCAACTGCCAACATATAATTACATCATTAATACCAAGAGTCAAGCCACttaattaacaaacaaaaggTGGTCCAACTGTACGACATCTACGAATAAACCACCAAAAAGACAAGTCATTTTCATGCTCGACATAGCACGAGACAAGTCATGTTCTGAAAGCAAAAGTAAAATGGCATCCAATGCCATTGACTAGGCAACAAATCTAATAGTTAGTTGAAGATGAAGGCACAcgtcctcttcctcttcctcttgcaccaGCACCCTCACTTTGAGTTGGATTGacatttcttcttcctcctgtaCCAGCAACTTCATCCTGATTTGGCTTCCcacttcctcttcctcttcctcttccacCAGCACTTTCACTTTGATTTTGAGTACCACTTCTTGTAGATCTACCTTGGCCCCATCTTCCTTTCCATCTTCCTACAGAAAAAGGAGGCTGCTTTCCAAGATAAGCATAGTTGGAGTTTATCCTTCCCTTTTCAGCATCAGTCAATGTATTGTTTTTCTTTGTCCTGGAGGCTTGATTCTGGGGTGGTTGCCGTTGCTTTTGCTGTTGTGTTGACTGATTGAAGGGTGGTGGTTGGTGTTGTTGTCTAACCTGAGATGGCTGTTGTTGTTGGTTGTTTTGTGATTGATTCTGCTGTTGGGTAGGCTGTCTAGATTGCTGTCCCTGCTCTTTATTTGCATGAGAAGATTCAGGTACACTCTGCTTTTCTCTCCTTCCCTGAAAGTGTAAATGTGGCCAGATCAATATGTGGATTAATGTACAAACAATGTTAGTGAAAATTCAAATTTCATACTCGTTTGGACTGTTGCTTTTCTGAATTTTGGCTTTGCTGTTGCTGCTCAGCCCCTCTATCTCTTGAACAAGTTGCAGCATTGTGGCCAGTCTCTCCACATTTTCTACAGTGCATCACAACTATCTTGCGCAGCTTGGTACTATTTCCCTTTTCCTCTGTTATATCCCTTCTTCTAGCCTTTTTTGGCCTTCCAGGTTGTACACAAGCGACTGGAGGATCCATTTCCAAATGCTCAGAATTAGGCCAAAGTGAGACCCCACTAATTGGCTCCAAGACATTCTCataaattttagcaaacaacTCTCTTGAGTAGCATGGGGCTGTCAACTGCATTGGATTTCTATCAGACACCAGCATTGCAGAAATGGCATGAATACACGGAATCCCACTTATCTCCCAAAGTTGGCACGTGCATGTGTTTTTTCTGAAATCTACTGCATATTGAGCTGCCCGAGGACCTTTCACTTGGTAGCCATACAAACCATTCCAGATTGGCTCCCAAAGACAGGCCTGCTTAATTCTATCCTCAATCAATTCTTTGATTAGGGGCCCTACTGGTTCAGTCCATTTAGATATCCCTTCTCTTCTTTGTTGGATCCTCTGCATCACCTTCTCTCTTATTTGTTCAAGCATTGATATTATTGGTTTGTCTCTGGCTTCAAGAATGAACGCATTGAAGGTTTCACAAATATTGTTTACCAGCATATCACATTTCGTATGGACTGGAAAAAATGCCTTACACCAGTGCCTGGCATGAGGTGCTTTTTCCACCCATTTAAAGGCCTCACAGTCAAAATCTTTCATGTCTTCCATGGCCTTGTTGAACTCTTCCATACTTGTACTAGTGGCTATACCCCACATCTTGGACTTCAAAGCTTTGCCGggatgtttttttttaaaatttctgtacATGTGTTGTACACAATATCTATGCTCACTCCCAGGAAGTATCTCAGACAAAGCTCTGTCCAATCCCTTTacaaaggtaaaaaaaaatgagtcAACACTCAAACTGATAAATATGAAGGATATCATTTCTATTGGAACAATTGTTAACACTCAAACTATATTGATATTCTTACCTTTTGTTGATCAGAAATGAAGGTGTAATGATGTTGATTGTCAATATTCAAGTCATCAGCCAGGAGTTGAAGGAACCATTTCCATTGCTCTCCAGCTTCTTTTTCAACAACTGCCCATGCAATGGGCCACCATCCATTGTTAGGGTCAACACCCATAGCTGTTAGTAATTGACCACGATGAGTTCCTTTAGTATGACAACCATCAAGACCTATTAGTGGCCTGCAACCACTAAAAAATCCCCTCTTAAGTGGCCCCAAACAGCAATAGAATCGCATGAATGTTGGATTACCACCAGGTTTTCTGAATGGAGTGAATACAATTTCAGTCGTTGTACCTGGATGAGTTTTTTTAAGCTCCTCAGAGTACCTACCCAAAAGTTTGTACTGCTCTTCAGCTGAACCCTTCACAGTTTGAGTAGCTAGTGCTCTTGCTTTATATGCCACTGCTCTAGTGATTTTGGACCTGTACTCTTCATCAACTGTTTGTATTAACTCTTTCACAGGCAGTTGTAGGTTGGATCTGTACCTCTCTTCATACCTATTTGCCAACCACTTTGAGGTAATAGCTCTATTCTTCCAAGCATGGCCACAGTTTTCATGCTTATCATAGATTGACTTCACCACTAAGTCATTTGTGCCTAGACAATTTACTGTTGAGGCAAAAACAAACCACCTACAGGGGTGCTTACATTTTGCTCTAActctttttctctcatttttgcAAGGCTTCACAGGTTTACCATTAACAATTGCATAGTTTTTAAGAGCTTCTTTGAACTCCCTGCTATCAGCAAATCTTTGCCCTTTAAAGAATTTTGGATTCTTCATGTCCCTCTCTGGGATAAAGTCAATGAATTTGGGCATATGTCCTCCCCTTTCCTCAGATGACTCTTCCCCActatctagttgatcatctatTTTGTCCCCATCAAATGCAGCTCCAACATCTATAGATTTTGAACCAAAAGTTGCAGGCTGtcttgctttattttttttgcctttcttttgtgattgttggGTAGGAATGTTAGAAGTTCCAGTCACATCTTCATGCTCCTGCTGCTGCCTTCCCACAGATTGCTGGTCATTTTCTGTTTCATCTATACTGCCTGCATCCTCAAACATCAAGTCATCTCTGCAGAAATTATCATCAGCACTGAACTGCTCATTATCTGAGCTGCTGCTCGTGTCATCAGCAGCATCATTGTCTCTACCCTTACTAGTACCTACCCCTCCCACTGTTTTAGTTGCTGTCTTTTGTTTGCCACTTTCAATTTCAGCCTGTGAGGTTGGAATCTTTTCATTAACAATGTCTTTCTGCACCTGTTTTTCTGTTGAATTTTCACCTACACTTGCACcactttttttttgattttgagtTTCAGCATTCAAAGGCTTTTTGGTTAATACCATATCAGTACAAGGCTCCTCTATAACTCTGCCCTCATCATCTATTTCTTCTATCAAAACACCAGATTTTGGTGGTGCTGCATATGTCTCTACAGGCTCATTGAATTGCATTTTCAATACCTCTTCAATGGTCTTATGGTCACAGTAAACTTCCATCACCTTATATTCCTGTACCCAACTACAGAACTGGTTAACATGTTGATCAGTTTGCAATTGCCTTAGTCCATCAGGTAGAACACTTGTCGGCTCAAGGTAATAGTACAACACAGCTTCCTCTTCCCCATACCCCAGTTTTTTTAACATTTCATTAATCTCAAGCACTGACATTCTATCACCATCACACAAATCTATATGATCAACTTCACCACCAGTATAAAATCTGTAATCCGAACCATTAAACTTGCCCCCATAGTGCAATCTAATAGTAAAATATTCACTCCCATGTTCTGCACAATCATGTatcaaattaaaatcaaaattcactATATTCATAGAGTAGTAAAAAATAAGCAGCAAAATTGCTAAATAAACAATTGCCCATGCAACATCAactattttttgtcaaactctataccagaaatttcattaatttaCTATTTTTAGTAAACTAATAATGGACCACAGATATAGTAGGACCCCATGCAACCTACCAACAGGACAAAACTCTCAGACCCTGTTTCCACCCAATTAATTTAATTAAACTCCACTATATCTAAGCCCCTATCAACCAACATCTAATTCTTTAACAGCCCTTAAATTGTTCAATAATAACACAACAATTACACACACAAACCCCGACGATATAAGCTTACAAATCAAGAGGCACATTACCGTATACGAGATATGGGTCAAAATATGCATCCCTCCTTCTGATCATCCATTTCATTTCTCTGTCCATCTGTAGCTTTCAATGCAGAATTTCTCCCATGCAACCTTCAATAGCtgtaattgaaagattatctaGCCATTCTTCTTATACTTTAGATGAAattagaagaagaagatgggATTTCAACAAATGGGCAAAACTCGATTTCTGGAAAGGATTTCCGTTGCTTCGATTTTGCCTTGCTACAGAATTGAAGAgttgcatctttctttttacGCTACTTAGTTGCTGGTCCCGAGGGTGCAAACATGaacggacaaaaatgccctttactTCCGGTTAGATTTGTGGTTAAAGTCATCAGAAGTCCTCAAAGTAtgcatttttaattgtttaaggATCAATCGGAAACAAATTTTAGATGGGGGGCCAAAAGATGACAACGGCAATAGTTTAAGGGCTCCCCAGGTTTTTTCCTCTATGTATATACATAAACCTCAAAAGAAATTATTAACAAGagtaaagaagaaaagagagataaaattTAATCTATTTATACCATGCATGTAATGTCTAATTTGGATGCTTAGTGAGAAATTGTTAGCAAAATTATCAAGCATTTGAATTATCtttaataaatgtatattacTATTTGAATTCTCACGATGGTTTAGGATAACTAAatttttataagaaaataacaataaatGTTCAATCATAAAGAGAAATTGGCTAGCACACTTTTGTCGAGATTTATATATTGTAATGCaaaaagaggaggaaaaaagaatttaaatataataaagaaagaagaagaaaaagagaataaaaAAGGTCATGAGACAAATTTCCCATGTATGAGCATAATTATCTTTTCTTACTCATATATATTTGCCTTTGGTCATCGCAGAGCAATTTGTACATTTGGTGATTTTAAGGGAaatatatgtattttttttttttgtcgacacaatAGATTCTATATTATAATTACTCCTACGAGAAGCGGGGATCTAAAGAGGTCAAGGAATACTTGGTGGCACCACTGGTGCAGATGGGTTCTATGCTATAATTACTTTTACTATATATTAGGGAGAAGAGAGGATCTAAAGTAGTCAAAGAGAATCCGGTGGTACCACCGGTTTAGACGCGTACGGCGTACCTACGCATCTGTTGGCGaaatattttcaagaaaatttggaTATTAGAATGCAAGTTAAAGGATTTGATCCTTTGATCCCTCGTCGGTGTAGAGAAATTGGCTGTTTGAACCATTTAGTCTTTGTGGATGATATGTAAATGAAAGCGTAGAGAAATTGCTCATCTATGATGTACATCAACTTTTATTGCTCATATGGGCCCGAACCACGTGTACTTATGGATGGCCATTATTTATTGGCTGTTTGAACCATTTAGTCTTTTAGTGGCCCATTTTTGATTGGCTGTTTGAACCATTTAGTCTTTGTGTATGAtatttaaatgggttaattctattttgtccccccaaactttggacgatacccactttagtccctaaacttcaaaatggtacacttaaatccctaaacttataaatacttccaaattaaggaaaattgttaacagaatcctgaatgccgttggtgATCGAAGTGTCCTCTTTTATAAGAATTTAGGAATTTAAATGTCTTAATTTATAAgttttagggatttaagtgtcccattttgaagtttagggacaaAAGTGGGtaatcatccaaagtttaggaggacaaagtggaattaaccctattTAAATGAAAGCGTAGAGAAATTGCTCATCTATCATGTACATCAACTTTTGTTAACCAACCAGTCAGTCTCTACAATAATCAACGAAATCATTAACAGTAGTAAATattgcaaaattacaaaagAGCAAGAATGGTTTTCCTCATCAAAGCTAGCTATAAATAAGTTAGGATTCGAAGTTTTCCTACCCTATGCAGATCTCTAACTCTAGcttattcatttattttcttctgCTGGCACATATCTATATCTCATTCCCTTAATGGACGCCGAGGAAACCACTATCAGCACTACAAGAGACCTCTATGCTCCACGGGCtattttcatcttcattttcccCGCGTTACTTGGTCTTCTTCAAATTAAGTACCAAGGAAGAGCTGAATCCCCATTTGAAACCCACCCAAAGACCATGGAGTTGGCTATCTCAAGCTTCTTTATTTCCTGTTTCTCATTTTACGCCAGGTTAAGGATTTCTGCTGGACTTCTCTCTTCCCGAGGAAAGAAGATTTACTACTGCTTTGTTCAAAGCATCATGTTCATTTTTGCGCTCATTTCAGTAACATCTTTACTCTCCTTCCTTGTCCCTGTGCCGGTTTGCTTGCTCTTAGTTTCACTGTGGGTTCTGATTGCAATCTCTCGACCTCTATACACTAATCAACCCCGAACTGCAGCAGCAACAACGACCACAGAAGCTACAGATCATGTTTCAGATCACGATCATATCAGTGCAGAAGCTACAGATCATGTTTCAGATCACGATGAACGCACGGAGGTGGTGGTGGAAATGACCACAGAAGCTACAGATCACGATGGTGCAGAATCTACAGATCATGTTAGCAGCAACAATGACCACAGAAGCGATCATATCAGTGAACCCACGGAGGTGGTGGTGGAACTGCTTAGCTGAAAAATAATGCACGGAGGTGGTGGAAATGACTCCGTAACAAATGATTCAAGTCTACATGGACCTTTAGAGTAAGTACTTCACAATGGACACATAAAACCCTCTTCCACTAAACCCCTTCCTAGAAATCTACCTCATCGTGTAGAACTACATATGCAGTAGAATGTGTGTTGATATTTGCTTCTAGCGTCTTTTGATATCACATTCATTTTTAATCAAACTTGTATGGCAGCATTTTGCTACCTTTCTTCTTGTATGAcgattcaatttttttttcccgattctattcaaaattcttttttccCTACCCTCCCGGGAGCTTATag is part of the Coffea eugenioides isolate CCC68of chromosome 6, Ceug_1.0, whole genome shotgun sequence genome and encodes:
- the LOC113774289 gene encoding uncharacterized protein At4g04775-like: MPRSNPIPPMCGCGLSTILKTSWTPRNPGRRYAECPVAQVMDSSNLVKLLVIAEGCKYWKWIDEEMCPRSVEIIPGLLRRINQMEKQLTNAEESAQKWECKAAKLQTKVRRLEIMMQQHASRERKFAAALAITYGFVLAVFAVWVFGNLGNNDLLQLPQKDVL